The genomic interval GCTAGATTCCGACGAAGTAAAGAATGCAATTCGCAAGCCACTGCAAGTTTCTTGCAGATATGCGCAACTCGCTGACGTTATGAGGGCGGAACTTCCGCCGCCCGCGCGGCTGCCGTGTCGAGGTCCAGCCATGCTTCCTCGGTCAGTTCGGTGGCCACCCAGCGGGCGGCGGACACGACCTCCTCCGGGGTGCGGAAACCCGCGACCACGCAGGCCACGCCGGGGTCGCGCAGCGGAAAACGCAGGGCGGCGTGCGGGAGTGCGGTGCCGTGCCGACCGGACGCCTCGGCGAGAAGCCGAGCCCGACGCAGTACCGATTCCGAGGCGGGCCCGTAGTCGAAGGTGGCGTCACTCGGAGGGTAAGGACGGCTGAGCAGACCGGAGTTGAACGGGGCGGCGGCCACCACCGCGACCCCACGCCCGGCGCACGCGTCCAGCAAGGGACGCGCGGTACGGTCGAGAAGAGTCCACCGCCCGGCCACCATCACGGCGTCGACCTCCGCCTCCGCGACGACACGCAGCAGCGGGGCGACCGTGTTCGCGCCGACACCGACGGCGCCGATGACACCTTGGTCGCGCAGCGCGGTCAACGCCGGCAGCGCATGGGCGAGGGCAGCGTCCAGGTGATCGTCGGGATCATGGACGTAGGCGATGTCCACATGGTCCAACCGCAGGCGTTTCAGGCTGCCTTCGAGGCTTCGCAGCACGCCGTCCCGTGAGTAGTCGGGGCGGCGGACCAGCGTGTCGGGTACGGCGAAGCCGCCTGCCGTCAGGTCGGATCCGGTGGGTGCCGGGTTGGGTTCCAGCAGCCGGCCGACCTTGGTGGAGACGGTGAACTCCGCCCGTGGGCGGTGCGCGAGGGCGTCGCCGAGCCGCCGTTCGGACAGTCCGAGGCCGTAGTGCGGGGCGGTGTCGTAGTAGCGCACCCCCGCGGCCCAGGCGGCATCGAGGGTGGCCCGCGCCTGCGAGTCGCCGATCGGGCTGTGGAGATTGCCGATGGGGGCGGCACCGAATCCCAGCGTGCCGACCTGGACGCTCGTACGGCCGAGTGGGCGTGCCCTCACGGGATTCCCGCTTCCACGGCCCTCGCCGCATAGAGAAGGATCTGCTTCATCTGGCAGGCAGGACCTTAAGGATGGGATCCATTTCACGCAACACCTCGGTAGACATGCGCAGTTCATTAGCTTTTAGCGGCATCTACGCAGGGCCGCATACCGAGATCCGTCCGATCTCTTCCCAACTCGCAACCGCAGTGCCATATTGGCCCCGGAAAATGAACCTGATTCATTCGTGACGCAAGAGGGGTTCGCCTTGGGTGACTCAACACCGGCCTACCGTCCGGGGTACGAACTGGTCGCGGAACAACTGCTGGAGTACATCGCCCAGCAGAACCTGCGACCCGGTGACCGTCTCCCCACGGAGCAGGGCCTGGCCCAGATCCTGGGAGCGTCCCGCAATGTCACCCGCGAGGCCGTGAAGGTGCTGGCCGCCATCGGCCGGCTCACGGTGCGGCGGGGCGCCGGCATCTTCGTCGCCGCCTCGGTCGGCGGACTGCTGGACGACGAACTCTCGCACTTCCGGCCGACCGGCATGGAAGACGTCCGCATGCTCCTGGACTACCGCAAGGTGATCGAGTCGGAGACAGCACGCCGTGCCGCCTCCCACGCCACACCGATCGAGGTCCGGGCCATCCGGGAGAGCGCGGAGAGTTCCCTGACGGCGGCCACGATGAACGACGTGGACACCTTCGCCAAGGCGGACGCGGCCTTCCACGACTCGGTGGGCGCCGCCTCGCACAACGTGTTCCTGCGGGCGAGCGTCGCCGGCGTGCGCCGCCTGGCGGCCCAGTCCGACGTGCTGCTCTTCCACGGTGACGTGCCCGGATCGCTGGAGGTCGCCGCACATCAGCATGTGGCCATAGCGGAGGCGGTCGCCGCGGGGGCGGCCGATCTCGCCGAGCGGCTGATGGTGGAACACATCGGCACCACGCAGAGCCAGTTCGAGAACAAGATTCGCGGCCGGCTGTTCAGTACCGACGCTCACCCGGCCCCCGAGGGACCTCCGGGGCGCTCTCAATAGGTGGCAGCACCCGGGCTCCACCGCCGTACGCCGAGGCGGCAGCCCGTAGATCCGGCCGACCCCGCATGTGCCGCGGCACGGCGATCGGGCCGCCCGACGCCCTGCAAGTCCCGGTGGACGACCGGGACTTGCAGGTATCAACCTCCCTCAGGCGATTGGATAGGTGTGTCTCATCCGTCTGCGCGCAGGGGCGCCTTCGTGCCGCTGCGAAGAAGTTTCACGGCCGTCTGCTCGGCAGCCGTCGTGGCAGCCCTGCTGAACGCCGTGCCGGCCCACGCGGCTCCCAGGTCGCCGGACCTCGATGTCTATGTCTCCCCGACCGGCCGGGACGTTGGCTCCGGTACCGCCACCCACCCCTTCAAGACCCTCGACCACGCGCGGGACTACGTACGCGACGTCAAGCAGAAGGCCAAGGGCGACATCCATGTCCGGCTCCTGTCCGGCACCTACCGGCTCAGCCGCACCTTCGCCCTGACCGCCCGGGACTCCGGCCGCGACGGACACCGGATCTTCTACGAGGCCGCGCCCGGCGCGCACCCGGTGATCAGCGGGGGAAAGCAGGTCACCGGCTGGACCCCGGCCGACTCGGCAGGGAAGGTCTACAAGGCCAAGGTGGGTGCCATCGACACCCGACAGCTGTACGTGGACGGCGAGTTGGAGACCCGGGCGCGCAGCGGCAAGAACCCCGCCGGGTTCAGCCAGACGTCCACCGGCTACGCCTTCACGGACTCCGGTCTCAACGCGTACAAGCGTCCCTCGGACCTGGAGGTCGTCAGCTCCTGGGGCTGGAAGCTGATGCGCTGCCCCGTGCAGTCGATCGCCGACAACAAGATGACGATGCAGCAGCCCTGTTGGCACAACGCGCATCTTCAGCAGGGTCAGGAGATCCAGAATCCGACCTGGCTGGAGAACGCCCGCGAGCTGCTGGACACCCCCGGTGAGTGGTACCTGGACAAGGGCGCGGGCGAGATCTACTACATGCCCAAGTCCGGCCAGAACCTGTCCACTTCGACAGTCACCGTGCCGCTCGTGCAGGACCTGGTGGACCTCGACGGCACCAGGACCGCCCCGGTGAGCGACGTGTCGTTCCAGGGCATCACCTTCTCCGACTCCACCTGGCTCGCGCCCAGTTCCTCCGAAGGCCTTATCGAGGGCCAGGCCGGTTTCCGGATGGTCGGCAACGACCCGACCTTCGACGCGACCCGCCTGAAGTGGCAGAAGACACCGGGTGCCGTCAATGTCAGCCACGGCCACGGCATCGGCTTCGAGGGCAACACCTTCACCCATCTCGGCGCGGTGGGGCTGAACTTGAACACCGGTACCCAGGGCACCGACATCACGGGCAACGTCTTCCGCCAGATCGCCGCCACCGGCATCCAGATCGGCGGGGTCGAGGTGATCGACGCCCACCCCGACGACCCCCGCGACATCACCAAGGACACCAGGGTCGCCGACAACGTGGTCACCAAGGTCGCCGACCAGTACAACGGCTCCATCGGCATCCTGGCCGGCTACACCGACCACACCACCATCACCCACAACAAGGTCTACGACCTGCCGTACACCGGCATATCCGTCGGCTGGGGCTGGGGCCTCACCGACCAGGGCGGCGACACCAACTACCCCGGGAATCTGGGCGTTCCGATCTGGGACACCCCCACGACCAGCCGCGACACCGAGGTCACCGACAACGAGATCTACGACATCATGAAGTCGCAGGCCGACGGCGGTGCCATCTACACGCTGAGCTCCAACCCCGGCGGTGTGGTGTCCGGCAACTACATCCACGGCACACCGCCGCCCGCCTACGGCGCGATCTACCACGACGAGGGCAGCCGGTACTGGACGAACACCGGCAACGCCCTGTGCGACGTCGCCTACCAGTGGCTGTTCCTCAACCACGGCATGGACATCGACGCCACCGGCAACTTCACCACCCAGCCCGCCTACTCCACCCAGGCCAACAGCACGGGCAGCACCATCACCGGCAACACCACGGTGGATTCCTGCGCCCAGCTGCCGGCTTCCATCGTCAACAACGCGGGCCTGCAAGCGAGTTACCGCCACCTCGACCCGGACCCCGCCGTCCCCGACCACCAGGCGCCCAGCAGGCCCGGCACGCCGAGCGCGGTCACCGCCTTCCCGACGATCGCGGATCTCACCTGGCCCGCGTCCACCGACGACACCGCGGTCACGGGCTACTCCGTCTACCGCGACGGCAAGCTGGTCAGCGCCACCGGCAAGACCTCGGTGCGCCTCCCGGGCCTGACCGCCGGGAAGACGTACTCCTTCAAGGTCACCGCCCGTGACGCCGCCGGCAACGAGTCCCAGCCCAGCCAGACGGTCACGGTCACCATGCCGTCCGGCTCCGACCTCGCCCTCAAGAAGCCCATCACCGCCTCGTCGTACTCGGAGGCCAACATCCCGGAGAAGGCGGTCGACGGAGACCTCTCCACCCGCTGGGCCCAGGGCCTGGGCCTGCCCGACCCCTCCTGGATCCAGGTCGACCTCGGAGCGTCGTACGACGTGAACGGCGCGATCACGACCTTCGAGAAGGCCAGCGGCTACAAGTACCGCATCGAGGTCTCCCCCGACGAGGTCCACTGGAAGACCCTCGCGGACCGCACCGCCGCGAACACCACGGCGGCGACCGACTACGCCCACACGGACACCCCGGTCGCGGGCCGCTTCGTACGACTGACCGTCACCGGCTCCAACTGGAACGGCGGCAGCATCTACGACTTCCAGGTCTACGGCACTCCCAGGACCGTCACGGACCACACCGCCCCGACCGCCCCCGGACAGCCCACGGTCAAGCCGCTGCTGCCCGGCCTGGTCGATGTCAGCTGGCCCGCGGCCACCGACGACACCGGCGTGACCAGCTACGTCGTCTACCAGGACGGCAAGCGGATCGCTGTCACCGACGCCACGACCCTGCGGGTCTCCGGCCTGACCGCCGCCACGTCGTACTCCTTCACCGTCGTGGCACGCGACGAGGCGCTGAACGCCTCCGCCCCCAGCAAGGCAGCGGTCGTCACCACCCCGGCCGACGACGACCTGGCCCTGAACAGGACGGCGACCGCGTCCTCCCAGTCGGAGGGCTACGCCCCGGCGAAGGCGGTCGACGGCGACCTCTCCACCCGCTGGGCGCAGGGCCTGGGACTGCCCGACCCGTCCTGGCTCCAGGTCGACCTCGGCAAGGACACCGCCGTCTCCACCGTGGTCACCACCTTCGAGTTGCCCAGCGGCTACAAGTACCGCCTGGAGTACTCCACCGACGGCCAGAACTGGTCGACGTTCGAGGACCACACAGCCGAGAGCACCACCGCGCGGACCGACTACGCCTTCGCCGACACCCCCGTCACCGCACGCTTCCTGCGCTTGACCGTCACCGGTTCCAGCGGCAACGGCGGCAGCGTCTACGCGCTCCAGGCGTACGGCGGCTTCTGAGCACTCCGATGCGGAGTACTCCGCTTCCGGGTGCTCCGCGTCCGAGTACTCCGCCTCCGAGCCGAAACCTTTCTCCCTACAGAAGACGAAAGCCAGGATGAAGATCACCCATGTCGAAGTGCACCGGATCGACGTTCCGGCAGCCAGTCCGCCCTTCCGCTGGCGCGACGGGCTGAGCGGAAGCGCTCCGGTGGGCGACGGCGCGGTCCTGCACATCGGGACCGACGAGGGAGCCGAGGGCGTGGCGGTGTTCGCCCGTCCCGGCGCCCACTCCATGCTGCGGGACCTGGTGGACCGGGTCTTCCGCCCGGAGCTGGTCGGAGCCGACCCGTTCCAGCGGGAGTGGCTGTGGCACCGGGTGTGGGAGCTGGACCGTATCCACGAACTCCCGCTCCCCGCCCTGGGGTTGATCGACATCGCCCTGTGGGACCTGGCCGGCCGCTACCACGGCGAACCGGTCTGGCGCCTGCTCGGCGGATTCCGGGACGCCATCCCCGCCTACGCCTCCACCTCGACGTTCGCCGGCATCGCGGAGTTCCTCGATGTGGCGGACCAGTGCCTGGAGTTGGGCTACCGGGGCATCAAGCTGCACGCCTGGGGCGACGCCCGCCGTGACGCGGAACTGTGCCTGGCCCTGCGCGAGCACGTCGGTCCCGACGTCCCGCTGATGTACGACGGTTCGGCGGGCTTCGACCTGCCCGACGCGATCCGGCTGGGGCGGGCGCTCTCCGAGGCCGACTACCTCTGGTACGAGGAGCCGATGCGGGAGTTCAGCATCTCCGCGTACCAGAAGCTGGCCGAGGTCGTGGACGTACCGCTTCTGGTGGCCGAGACCTCCGACGGTGCGCACATGAACGCGGCGGACTTCATCCGCTCCGGTGCCGCCACCTTCGGTGTCCGGGCCGGCACCACCCTCCGGGGCGGCATCACCGGCGCCATGCGCACCGCGCATCTCGCCGACGCCTACCGGCTGCGCGCCGAGGTGCACGGTTCGGACATCCCCAACCACCACCTGTGCATGGCCATCTCCAACAC from Streptomyces sp. NBC_01288 carries:
- a CDS encoding discoidin domain-containing protein yields the protein MRRSFTAVCSAAVVAALLNAVPAHAAPRSPDLDVYVSPTGRDVGSGTATHPFKTLDHARDYVRDVKQKAKGDIHVRLLSGTYRLSRTFALTARDSGRDGHRIFYEAAPGAHPVISGGKQVTGWTPADSAGKVYKAKVGAIDTRQLYVDGELETRARSGKNPAGFSQTSTGYAFTDSGLNAYKRPSDLEVVSSWGWKLMRCPVQSIADNKMTMQQPCWHNAHLQQGQEIQNPTWLENARELLDTPGEWYLDKGAGEIYYMPKSGQNLSTSTVTVPLVQDLVDLDGTRTAPVSDVSFQGITFSDSTWLAPSSSEGLIEGQAGFRMVGNDPTFDATRLKWQKTPGAVNVSHGHGIGFEGNTFTHLGAVGLNLNTGTQGTDITGNVFRQIAATGIQIGGVEVIDAHPDDPRDITKDTRVADNVVTKVADQYNGSIGILAGYTDHTTITHNKVYDLPYTGISVGWGWGLTDQGGDTNYPGNLGVPIWDTPTTSRDTEVTDNEIYDIMKSQADGGAIYTLSSNPGGVVSGNYIHGTPPPAYGAIYHDEGSRYWTNTGNALCDVAYQWLFLNHGMDIDATGNFTTQPAYSTQANSTGSTITGNTTVDSCAQLPASIVNNAGLQASYRHLDPDPAVPDHQAPSRPGTPSAVTAFPTIADLTWPASTDDTAVTGYSVYRDGKLVSATGKTSVRLPGLTAGKTYSFKVTARDAAGNESQPSQTVTVTMPSGSDLALKKPITASSYSEANIPEKAVDGDLSTRWAQGLGLPDPSWIQVDLGASYDVNGAITTFEKASGYKYRIEVSPDEVHWKTLADRTAANTTAATDYAHTDTPVAGRFVRLTVTGSNWNGGSIYDFQVYGTPRTVTDHTAPTAPGQPTVKPLLPGLVDVSWPAATDDTGVTSYVVYQDGKRIAVTDATTLRVSGLTAATSYSFTVVARDEALNASAPSKAAVVTTPADDDLALNRTATASSQSEGYAPAKAVDGDLSTRWAQGLGLPDPSWLQVDLGKDTAVSTVVTTFELPSGYKYRLEYSTDGQNWSTFEDHTAESTTARTDYAFADTPVTARFLRLTVTGSSGNGGSVYALQAYGGF
- a CDS encoding enolase C-terminal domain-like protein; its protein translation is MKITHVEVHRIDVPAASPPFRWRDGLSGSAPVGDGAVLHIGTDEGAEGVAVFARPGAHSMLRDLVDRVFRPELVGADPFQREWLWHRVWELDRIHELPLPALGLIDIALWDLAGRYHGEPVWRLLGGFRDAIPAYASTSTFAGIAEFLDVADQCLELGYRGIKLHAWGDARRDAELCLALREHVGPDVPLMYDGSAGFDLPDAIRLGRALSEADYLWYEEPMREFSISAYQKLAEVVDVPLLVAETSDGAHMNAADFIRSGAATFGVRAGTTLRGGITGAMRTAHLADAYRLRAEVHGSDIPNHHLCMAISNTTYYESLVTSVNVVRERHVDDQGLVHAPTGPGIALPLDFGYGSQLLPFVEQPR
- a CDS encoding aldo/keto reductase, whose protein sequence is MRARPLGRTSVQVGTLGFGAAPIGNLHSPIGDSQARATLDAAWAAGVRYYDTAPHYGLGLSERRLGDALAHRPRAEFTVSTKVGRLLEPNPAPTGSDLTAGGFAVPDTLVRRPDYSRDGVLRSLEGSLKRLRLDHVDIAYVHDPDDHLDAALAHALPALTALRDQGVIGAVGVGANTVAPLLRVVAEAEVDAVMVAGRWTLLDRTARPLLDACAGRGVAVVAAAPFNSGLLSRPYPPSDATFDYGPASESVLRRARLLAEASGRHGTALPHAALRFPLRDPGVACVVAGFRTPEEVVSAARWVATELTEEAWLDLDTAAARAAEVPPS
- a CDS encoding FadR/GntR family transcriptional regulator, giving the protein MGDSTPAYRPGYELVAEQLLEYIAQQNLRPGDRLPTEQGLAQILGASRNVTREAVKVLAAIGRLTVRRGAGIFVAASVGGLLDDELSHFRPTGMEDVRMLLDYRKVIESETARRAASHATPIEVRAIRESAESSLTAATMNDVDTFAKADAAFHDSVGAASHNVFLRASVAGVRRLAAQSDVLLFHGDVPGSLEVAAHQHVAIAEAVAAGAADLAERLMVEHIGTTQSQFENKIRGRLFSTDAHPAPEGPPGRSQ